One Synechococcales cyanobacterium T60_A2020_003 genomic window carries:
- the topA gene encoding type I DNA topoisomerase, whose translation MSTLVIVESPTKARTIRNYLPSDYQVEASMGHIRDLPQSASDIPASVKSEEWAKLGVNIAEDFEPLYIIPKDKKKVVKALKDALKDADELVLATDEDREGESISWHLLQVLKPKVPIKRMVFHEITEDAIQDALKNCRDVDEQLVHAQETRRILDRLVGYTVSPLLWKKIAWGLSAGRVQSVSVRLLVNRERERRAFRKGSYWDLKATLAKNEIPFEAKLVALDGTRVATGSDFDESTGRIIQGRQVVLLDEAQAQSLRERLVDEQWTVASLEERASSRKPAPPFTTSTLQQEANRKLRLSARETMRVAQSLYEQGYITYMRTDSVHLSQQAIAAARSCVEAMYGKNFLSPQPRQYSTKSKGAQEAHEAIRPAGHTFRTPQETGLKDRELRLYDLIWKRTVATQMAEVRQTHITAHIEVGNASFRATGKRIDFPGFFRAYVEGSDDPDAAIEDQEVILPPLVAGDRLACNNLDAIAHETQPPARYTEASLVKTLENEGIGRPSTYASIIGTIIDRGYAQMVNNALVPTFTAFAVTALLENHFPDLVDTGFTARMEQTLDDISTGTTDWLPYLKEFYLGEEGLDAQVKRQDALIDPNEARVIALEGLDAKIRIGRYGAYIEVENEEGLVKATIPQDMTPADLDPEQVEVLLRQKTEGPDKVGFHPETGEPIYMLIGPYGPYVQLGDATDDNPKPKRASLPKGMTMENITLEAAVGLLALPRTLGVHPDTGAKIQANLGRFGPYVVHDQGKEGKDYRSLKASDDVLTITLDRALELLAEPKRGRGSRKGTAKPLRELGPHPKDEEPINIYDGPYGPYVKYKKVNASLPEGETVESMTLEKALGAIAAKADTKKTAKTSTRRTTKSTTGKAASSGSKAKTTSKTKSSSRTKKAAE comes from the coding sequence CTGGGGGTAAATATAGCCGAAGACTTCGAGCCGCTTTATATCATTCCTAAAGATAAGAAAAAGGTTGTCAAAGCGCTGAAAGATGCGCTGAAAGACGCGGACGAACTCGTTCTGGCAACCGACGAAGACCGCGAAGGTGAGAGCATTAGTTGGCATCTGCTCCAAGTGTTGAAGCCGAAAGTTCCCATCAAGCGCATGGTGTTTCATGAAATTACGGAAGACGCCATTCAAGATGCGTTGAAGAATTGCCGAGATGTCGATGAACAGCTTGTTCACGCCCAGGAAACGCGACGAATTCTAGATCGACTGGTGGGCTACACCGTTTCTCCCCTGCTTTGGAAGAAAATTGCCTGGGGGTTGTCGGCTGGACGGGTGCAATCTGTTTCGGTGCGTCTCCTTGTAAACCGGGAACGGGAGCGGCGAGCGTTCCGGAAAGGAAGTTACTGGGATCTCAAGGCGACGCTTGCCAAGAATGAAATTCCCTTCGAGGCGAAGCTCGTTGCCCTTGACGGTACGCGAGTCGCTACAGGCAGCGACTTTGATGAATCCACAGGGCGCATTATCCAAGGTCGCCAGGTGGTGCTGCTGGACGAAGCCCAGGCTCAATCCCTGCGGGAACGCCTGGTCGATGAGCAGTGGACGGTGGCTAGTCTCGAAGAGCGTGCCTCTAGCCGAAAACCTGCGCCACCGTTTACAACTTCAACTTTGCAGCAAGAGGCCAACCGAAAACTGCGGCTGTCGGCACGGGAAACAATGCGCGTTGCCCAAAGTCTGTACGAGCAAGGGTACATTACCTACATGCGAACGGACTCGGTACATCTCTCCCAGCAGGCGATCGCCGCTGCTAGAAGTTGTGTAGAGGCGATGTACGGCAAAAATTTCCTCAGTCCCCAGCCGCGTCAGTATTCTACGAAGAGTAAGGGGGCGCAAGAAGCCCATGAAGCCATTCGTCCTGCCGGACACACCTTCCGCACGCCCCAGGAAACGGGATTGAAGGATCGGGAGTTGCGCCTGTATGACCTGATTTGGAAGCGCACGGTTGCGACCCAAATGGCCGAGGTTCGCCAAACGCACATTACGGCTCATATCGAGGTTGGCAATGCTAGCTTCCGAGCTACCGGAAAGCGGATTGATTTTCCGGGCTTTTTCCGGGCCTATGTAGAAGGCTCAGATGATCCCGATGCCGCGATTGAAGATCAAGAAGTGATCTTGCCGCCCCTCGTAGCAGGCGATCGCCTTGCCTGTAATAATCTGGACGCAATCGCCCACGAAACCCAGCCGCCCGCCCGCTATACAGAAGCCTCGCTGGTCAAAACCCTGGAAAATGAGGGTATTGGCCGTCCCAGTACCTACGCCAGCATTATTGGCACGATTATTGACCGAGGCTATGCCCAAATGGTCAATAATGCACTGGTTCCAACCTTTACAGCCTTTGCTGTGACCGCGTTGCTAGAAAATCATTTTCCAGACTTGGTTGATACCGGGTTTACGGCTCGTATGGAGCAAACGCTGGATGATATTTCGACGGGAACCACCGACTGGCTACCTTACCTCAAGGAGTTTTATCTGGGTGAGGAAGGGCTTGATGCTCAGGTGAAACGTCAGGACGCTCTGATCGATCCCAACGAGGCACGGGTGATCGCCCTCGAAGGCTTGGATGCCAAAATTCGCATTGGCCGTTATGGAGCCTACATCGAGGTTGAGAACGAAGAAGGGTTGGTGAAAGCGACGATTCCCCAAGATATGACGCCAGCCGATCTCGACCCAGAGCAGGTAGAAGTGCTGCTGCGCCAAAAAACCGAAGGCCCTGACAAAGTGGGCTTTCATCCGGAAACGGGCGAACCTATTTACATGCTCATTGGCCCCTACGGCCCCTACGTGCAGTTGGGCGACGCGACGGACGACAATCCCAAGCCGAAGCGAGCGTCGTTGCCCAAGGGCATGACCATGGAAAATATTACCCTGGAGGCTGCAGTGGGCTTGTTGGCTCTGCCGCGCACCTTGGGCGTTCATCCCGATACCGGAGCCAAGATCCAGGCGAATTTAGGACGTTTCGGCCCCTATGTGGTTCACGACCAAGGCAAAGAGGGCAAAGATTACCGCTCGCTCAAAGCCTCGGACGATGTGCTGACCATTACCTTGGATCGAGCGCTGGAATTACTCGCAGAACCAAAGCGAGGGCGAGGTAGTCGCAAGGGAACCGCGAAACCGTTGCGGGAACTAGGGCCGCATCCGAAGGATGAGGAGCCTATAAATATTTATGACGGCCCCTACGGTCCCTACGTGAAGTACAAGAAGGTGAACGCGTCCTTGCCGGAGGGCGAGACGGTCGAATCGATGACCTTAGAAAAGGCGTTGGGAGCGATCGCTGCTAAAGCTGATACGAAAAAAACAGCTAAAACCTCGACCCGCCGCACCACAAAGAGCACGACTGGTAAAGCGGCTAGTTCTGGCAGTAAGGCCAAA